The genomic window AAGCGGCACGAGGTGGAGGTGCATGCGTACGCCGCGTTCGCTGAGGATCAAGTACGTACCTTAGCGGTGGCGTGGGCGCCTGAGACGACACCAACTAGCCACAGTCGCGAAGAAGGGACAGGTTCTTAACCGTCCGCTAGCAGGACTTTGTCACTTTTCGTCCGGCTCATGGAGATGCGCCTCGCACGGATTCCCCGCAGCGTGGACACCGACCGAGCCGAATCCCAGAAAGGATTCGGCTCGCCTCTCGTCGGGCCTGCGGCAGGGTCATGAGCCGTCCCATAGCGCTGATCGCTGCCCGGACGGTCTGCGGGAACAGCATCGTCAACATCACCAACCTCACGTGATGAGTCAAACCTCGCCATAGCCGCCCTTCGCAATGATCGAGCCCCCATTCCTCCTTGGCCTGCGCGTGCACCGTCCCGCACGACCAGCGCGACTTGATACCGCCGACGATCTGCGCTTTTGACGTGCTTGCCGGGTAGTTGGTGGCGTCGTACTTGATCTCTCCCGCTCGGCGTTTCTCCCAACCATCCACACCAGTTTGCCTGGGAGATGGCGTCCACGCGCGTCCTCGACACCGTTGGCGATGCGTGCCCGTATGACCAGCCAGCGCGACGTCTTGCCACCCTTCACGGTGTGCCAGTGGTACGGTGGCCTGGCCTCCAGCACGTCCCATCCGGGACGTGCGTGCTCGCTTTGAAAAAAGCGCTCCTGGAGGCAGGCGTCACCTTCTGGGGCTTCCATCCAAGAGCGCACGGACACAGGGATACGGCTGCTGGAGCAGGTCAAGGACATCGGGCGGGTCGCGGTGCACCTCGGGCACGAGCGTGTGGACACCACGCGCAAGGACTACGCGGCGCTGGCGGTCGATGACCTTGAGGATGACCTCGTGGGCTGGTTGGGGTTCTGTGAAGCGGTTCAACACCGGAAGGAGCCGCCACCGAACGGGTGGGCTGGACATCGTGGCGATCTATGTCCGGCGCGGCCCGTCCGGTGGAATTTCAGCGGCGTATGCGGTAGCGAATATGCGTGGCTTCGGGGGTGTCGATGACCTGAACCACCTCCAGCTCGAGGCGTGAGGGCAGCACCTCAAACAGCCGACGGCCACCGCCAAACAGCACTGGAATCTGGTGAATTTGCACCTCGTCCAGCACCCCAGCCTCAAGCGCTTTTTGTGCCGTGTACGCGCCATGCACCATCACGTTCCGAGAACCGGCGGCAGCTTTCGCCTGTGCCATCGCACTCTCGATGCCGTCCAGGACATACGTTACCAGCGGGTACTGTGCGACGGATGGGCCGGGAGGCCGGTGGCTGGGAACGAAGATCGGGACACCGTGGTGGTCGCCGCTCCAATGATCCACCTGTTCCGCGGTGCGACGACCCACCAGCACTGCACCCGTGGCGTTGGTCTCTTCCATGAACTGCTTGCCGAGAGTGGAATGCGCGGTCGGCATCCGCGTGGTCGGTACAGGCGATCCGTCCCAGCGCATCTCGTACCAATCGTGCAGCCGCATGAAGCCGTCGCCGCCGGGGTTGCCCGGTGCGTCGTTGGATCCGGAGATGTAGCCGTCGAGCGACATGGACATGTAGAGCACAGATGTGGACATCTTGACCTCCTGTGGATGTGAGCCGGCCGGAACGCGAAAACGTGTGGGTGCATGGCCGGACGCTCGGGGAATTTCATGTGCGGCCCTTCGCGGCTGCGGCGAAGCGCTTCCAGGACAGGCGTGGGCGTCAGGGTTCCAGACCCTGCGGGCATTACCGCCCGCGGCGATACGTCAGCCCGAGGAGGCCCGAAGGAAACGCCTCGGATCCGGCGAGCTGGAGGTTCTGTCGATCCATCTCCGGCGCGGCCAGGTCGGTGCCCCGGCCCAGCACCATGGGGCTCACGGTCAGGCGGTACTCGTCGATGAGGTCGCGGCGCATCAACAGGTGCGCAACACTCGGACTACCCACCACCGTGATGTCGCCGCCCTCCTCTTGTTTGAGTTTCAATACTTCTTCTGGAACGTCACGCGCGACAAAGCGTGTGTTGCTCCAGTCGCTGCGGTCTGTAGTGGTGGACACCACAACCTTCTCGGTTGCGTCCAGCCAGGCAGCGTGTTGGCGCTCGTAATCGGAACTACCGGGATTGGCCGCGACCTTCGGCCAGTGGTTCAGCATGCCTTCGTACGTCACACGGCCCCAGATCACCGTGCTGGTATCGGCAAGCGTCTGCGACGCAAAGTGCTCGAGGTCGGGCCCGTAACGGATCCAGCCGAGATCCCACGGTGCGGGGCCCTGCACCTTGCCATCCAGCGACGCGTGTACGAATAAGACGACTTTTCTCATGGGTCTTCCTTTATTGAATGGGCTGATGGTCCGGTTGCGGCGAGCACCACCCGTGGAGCTTCAAGTGGGGCGGCCGGGCATAGGCATGGGTGCGGACTGTCGCTCGCGCTCACGTAGAGGGGGCCTGAAACTCATCGACAAAGCGTTCCAGGCGCTCCAGAGTCTGCTGGGCACCTTCGGCCGCGCCGTGGCGATCCACCGCCGCGTCGCGCTCTGCCGTGCTGCGAAAAACGGTACGCAGGGTGAGTTCGGTCTGCTCCCCCCGGTCTACGAACCGGACAGTTACGTCGAACGCGGCCTGGTCGTGCGCGTGGGCGCCGTGCCGGAATGCGATCCGCTGCACTGGCACGATCTCCCGCCATTCGATGTGGTTGGGGTAGACCGTGCCGTCCGGCCCGCGCATGTCGAAGGCCCAGACGCCGCCAACGCGAAACTCGAGCGCGTGCGTGGTGGTCGTAAACCCGCGCGGCCCGAACCAACGGTCGAGGTGGCGCGCCTCGGTCCATGCCCGGAAGACCAGGGATCTCGGGCCACGGATCAGGCGGGTGGTCTCGATCTGGCGGCTTTGCTCGGGTTCTGCGGCGTCAGTCGGTTGCATGGTCGTCCTCCAGGTGTCCAAGTTCCTCCACGTACGCTTCGAGCCGATCGAAATTCTCGCTCCAGAACTGCTCGAAGCCCCCCGTCCAGGCGTGCACCTCCCGCAGCGGCTGCGCGTTGAGCGTGTAGTGGCGGTGGCGCCCATCCTCCCGCACGCTCACCAGGCCCACCTGGCGCAAGACCCGCAGGTGCTTGGAGGTGGGCGACGGCGCGAGCGCGAGCGCGTCGGCGATCTCGGAGGCCGCCTTCTGCCCGGTGCGCAGCAGCGCGAGGATGCGCCGCCGCTGGGGCTCCGCTACCGCGTTGTACACGTCCGAGGTTGTTGTTGCGCGTGCCACAGCCTTAAACTATTTCCTATATAGGAAATAGTCAAGGCCCTGTGTGGTTCGGCGGGGTTCCAGGTTGTTGGCCCGCTTCCTGCCGGGCTTTGCCTCTGGCCTTGAAGTCAGGCGTTGACCCATGGGATGCCGGCCAGGCGGTTCTCGTACACGTGGTGGCCCATGACGCGTCGGCGGTGGCCCCTACCCCCCGGCCGAATTGCTCTTCCAGCCCAAGACGCCCCGCTTGACCAGGGGCCGCCTGCCGTCCCAGTACCCCTCCCAGGCCCACAGGACATGCAGCGTCGCGAACCAGGCCGCGCCGGCCCACGTTGGCGGCGCTTCGCCCACCAACGGCACGTATATGAACGGCCACAAGGCGAGCGCGAGCATGAGGGCCGCCCCCTGCGGCGACGTGCGCAGCCAGGGCCAGTCCACGCCGAGGCCCCGCCAGTTCAGGGCGTACAGGAAGGCAGCAAGCAGATGCAGCCCCAGAAGCCCGCCGAGCGGCACCGGCGACGTGCTCAGGGCGCCGACAAGCACCCAGGACACGTCAAGGAACCCCACGAGGACGAACACGAGCATTGCCTGAGCCCGGGTCAGACGCAAGAGCAACCGCATCCCCCGTGACCCCCCCGGCACCGGGGCCAGGGACCGCGGCGCGGCGCGCTGGATGGCGATGGCCGCCGGCACGAACCCCAGCGCCCGGATGACCTTGCTCCATTGGCCTGGCGTCTCCTCGACGGCGTCCAGCCACTCGGCCTCCCGCCGCGACGCCCGCGCCGGAAGGTTCCGGGCCAGCCGGCGAACGATCCAGGCAGCGACCCGGGGCAGCCACCCCCCAAGTTCCACGGCGACCATACCAAGCACCCAGGCGATCAGGAGTTCCGGCCAATTGACCTCACGCACGGCGCACCTCGGCCCCACCTGGAAACAGCACGTGGCGCTCCTCCTCATAGCGGCGCATCCCGGCGGCCGTGAGGTGGTAGTACCACCGGGGCCGGCGCCCCTCCCCTTCCAGCGCCTCCAGCTGCGCCCCGATCAGCCCCCAGGTCTCAAGTTTGTCCAAGATCGGATACAGGGTGCCGTTACCCATCTCCAGCGC from Deinococcus koreensis includes these protein-coding regions:
- a CDS encoding ArsR/SmtB family transcription factor gives rise to the protein MYNAVAEPQRRRILALLRTGQKAASEIADALALAPSPTSKHLRVLRQVGLVSVREDGRHRHYTLNAQPLREVHAWTGGFEQFWSENFDRLEAYVEELGHLEDDHATD
- a CDS encoding PadR family transcriptional regulator, whose protein sequence is MPPTAQLNRNAIRVMALLYHGTAGQHYGLSIGRALEMGNGTLYPILDKLETWGLIGAQLEALEGEGRRPRWYYHLTAAGMRRYEEERHVLFPGGAEVRRA
- a CDS encoding dihydrofolate reductase family protein, whose amino-acid sequence is MRKVVLFVHASLDGKVQGPAPWDLGWIRYGPDLEHFASQTLADTSTVIWGRVTYEGMLNHWPKVAANPGSSDYERQHAAWLDATEKVVVSTTTDRSDWSNTRFVARDVPEEVLKLKQEEGGDITVVGSPSVAHLLMRRDLIDEYRLTVSPMVLGRGTDLAAPEMDRQNLQLAGSEAFPSGLLGLTYRRGR
- a CDS encoding dihydrofolate reductase family protein, with product MSTSVLYMSMSLDGYISGSNDAPGNPGGDGFMRLHDWYEMRWDGSPVPTTRMPTAHSTLGKQFMEETNATGAVLVGRRTAEQVDHWSGDHHGVPIFVPSHRPPGPSVAQYPLVTYVLDGIESAMAQAKAAAGSRNVMVHGAYTAQKALEAGVLDEVQIHQIPVLFGGGRRLFEVLPSRLELEVVQVIDTPEATHIRYRIRR
- a CDS encoding SRPBCC domain-containing protein; the protein is MQPTDAAEPEQSRQIETTRLIRGPRSLVFRAWTEARHLDRWFGPRGFTTTTHALEFRVGGVWAFDMRGPDGTVYPNHIEWREIVPVQRIAFRHGAHAHDQAAFDVTVRFVDRGEQTELTLRTVFRSTAERDAAVDRHGAAEGAQQTLERLERFVDEFQAPST